The Methylobacterium sp. PvR107 genome contains a region encoding:
- the glmM gene encoding phosphoglucosamine mutase → MRKYFGTDGIRGRANGVITPELALKVGQAAGLVFQRGDHRHRVVIGKDTRLSGYMIETALVAGFTSVGMDVLLLGPVPTPAVAMLTRSMRADLGVMISASHNPFEDNGIKLFGPDGFKLNDAIEREIEGLIDADMHKRLSGSQDLGRAKRIESVHARYVEFAKRTLPRQVTLDGLRVVVDCANGAAYRVAPETLWELGAEVIAIGTEPDGFNINRDVGSTAPAALIDKVRERRADIGIALDGDADRVLIVDEKGQVVDGDQLMAVVARSWQEDERLTQPGVVATIMSNLGLERYLGGLGLTLARTAVGDRYVLEHMRQHGYNLGGEQSGHIIMSDYTTTGDGLVAALQLLSVVQRQNRPVSEVCHCFDPLPQILKNVRYKAGEPLRQDSVVSAIEHARERLGNTGRLVIRPSGTEPVIRVMAEGDDRGLVNAVVDEVVDAVTRAAA, encoded by the coding sequence GTGCGCAAGTATTTCGGAACCGACGGCATCCGGGGTCGGGCCAACGGGGTGATCACGCCCGAACTCGCCCTCAAGGTCGGGCAGGCCGCCGGCCTCGTGTTCCAGCGCGGCGACCATCGCCACCGGGTGGTGATCGGCAAGGACACCCGCCTCTCCGGCTACATGATCGAGACCGCGCTCGTGGCGGGCTTCACCTCGGTGGGCATGGACGTCCTGCTCCTCGGCCCCGTGCCGACGCCCGCCGTGGCGATGCTGACCCGCTCCATGCGGGCCGATCTCGGCGTGATGATCTCGGCCTCGCACAACCCGTTCGAGGACAACGGCATCAAGCTGTTCGGGCCCGACGGCTTCAAGCTCAACGACGCGATCGAGCGCGAGATCGAGGGGCTGATCGACGCCGACATGCACAAGCGCCTGTCCGGCTCCCAGGATCTCGGCCGGGCCAAGCGCATCGAGAGCGTGCATGCCCGCTACGTGGAATTCGCCAAGCGTACCCTGCCGCGGCAGGTGACCCTGGACGGCCTGCGCGTCGTGGTCGATTGCGCCAACGGCGCCGCCTATCGGGTCGCCCCCGAGACCCTCTGGGAACTCGGCGCCGAGGTCATCGCGATCGGCACCGAGCCGGACGGGTTCAACATCAACCGCGATGTCGGCTCGACCGCGCCGGCGGCCCTCATCGACAAGGTGCGCGAGCGCCGGGCCGATATCGGCATCGCGCTCGATGGCGATGCCGACCGGGTGCTGATCGTCGACGAGAAGGGCCAGGTGGTCGACGGCGACCAGCTCATGGCCGTCGTGGCCCGCTCCTGGCAGGAGGACGAGCGCCTCACCCAGCCGGGCGTGGTCGCCACGATCATGTCCAATCTCGGCCTGGAGCGCTATCTCGGCGGCCTCGGCCTGACGCTCGCCCGCACCGCGGTGGGCGACCGCTACGTCCTCGAGCACATGCGCCAGCACGGCTACAATCTCGGCGGCGAGCAATCCGGCCACATCATCATGTCGGACTACACGACGACGGGCGACGGCTTGGTGGCGGCGCTCCAGCTCCTCAGCGTGGTGCAGCGGCAGAACCGGCCGGTGAGCGAGGTCTGCCACTGCTTCGACCCGCTGCCGCAGATCCTCAAGAACGTCCGCTACAAGGCCGGCGAGCCCCTGCGGCAGGACAGCGTGGTCAGCGCCATCGAGCACGCCCGCGAGCGGCTCGGCAATACCGGCCGCCTGGTCATCCGCCCCTCGGGCACCGAGCCGGTGATCCGCGTGATGGCCGAGGGCGACGATCGTGGCCTCGTCAACGCGGTGGTCGACGAGGTGGTCGACGCCGTCACCCGGGCCGCGGCCTGA
- a CDS encoding CAP domain-containing protein, translated as MGGPATLAAALLGGCAAQPPSSTALPSIYLPLANNSAHIDVDAARDMISSYRRNRGAPPLVVDPELQRLAEAEAAAMALADRPSRAQTVKGAVERLGYSDVNANLSAGYQTLAEAFSGWRESPPHDATMLAPRASKMGIATAYAPGSKYKVYWALLTAR; from the coding sequence ATGGGCGGCCCGGCCACGCTGGCGGCGGCGCTGCTCGGCGGCTGTGCCGCCCAGCCGCCGAGCAGCACGGCGCTGCCGAGTATCTACCTGCCGCTCGCGAACAACAGCGCCCATATCGATGTCGATGCGGCCCGCGACATGATCTCGTCCTACCGCCGCAACCGCGGCGCGCCGCCGCTGGTGGTGGATCCCGAATTGCAGCGGCTGGCGGAGGCCGAGGCGGCCGCCATGGCGCTGGCCGACCGGCCGAGCCGGGCGCAGACCGTGAAGGGCGCGGTGGAGCGGCTCGGCTATTCGGACGTGAACGCCAACCTCTCGGCCGGCTACCAGACCCTGGCCGAGGCGTTCTCCGGCTGGCGGGAGAGCCCGCCGCACGATGCCACCATGCTGGCGCCCCGGGCGAGCAAAATGGGCATCGCCACCGCCTACGCGCCGGGCTCGAAGTACAAGGTGTACTGGGCGCTGCTCACCGCCCGGTAG
- a CDS encoding MmcQ/YjbR family DNA-binding protein: MLPEEVRILALMLPETVAGAHSGNPDFRVGGRVLATLWVEEARLVVRLSPDDQAALCAAEPDLFTPLDGAWGRRGWTNLDLDLCAEETLRAALLAAWRMTAPAELRAAYDRA; the protein is encoded by the coding sequence ATGCTCCCCGAGGAGGTGCGCATCCTGGCGCTGATGCTGCCGGAGACCGTGGCGGGTGCCCATAGCGGAAACCCGGATTTCCGCGTCGGCGGCCGGGTGCTGGCGACCCTGTGGGTCGAGGAGGCGCGGCTGGTGGTGCGGCTGTCGCCCGACGATCAGGCAGCCCTGTGCGCGGCCGAGCCGGACCTGTTCACGCCGCTGGACGGCGCCTGGGGCCGCCGCGGCTGGACCAATCTCGATCTCGACCTCTGCGCGGAGGAAACCCTGCGGGCAGCCCTGCTGGCGGCGTGGCGGATGACGGCGCCGGCGGAACTCCGCGCCGCCTACGACCGCGCCTGA
- a CDS encoding outer membrane protein, producing the protein MRTVTFPLLAVLGLCGVTTARAADLDYDYLRGAEYDPVAAPVPVIDWSGFYVGGHGGFTSTSLGFGNTAQPIVANDLRQTTVESQFRVSTLLSSNASQRVNGTSFGALAGYNMQFDEIVLGIEADYTHFGSGGAVRDSIGRQMVTSDGFVNYVHLASTSSTKLDDYATLRARAGYAFGNFLPFVTGGFAIGSAQITDRVSVQVAGYDQATYKANQAIADGSKPAYVGRYGYSAFDPNNPEVGLLAPDVFNRTKTKVVGGFSAGTGIEYAITPNILLRAEYQYVIFNAFDGHKVNLNTVRGGAAVKF; encoded by the coding sequence ATGCGTACCGTCACCTTTCCGCTGCTGGCGGTTCTCGGTCTCTGCGGCGTGACCACCGCCCGAGCCGCCGATCTGGATTACGATTACCTGCGCGGCGCCGAGTACGACCCGGTCGCGGCGCCGGTCCCGGTGATCGACTGGAGCGGCTTCTATGTCGGCGGCCACGGCGGCTTCACCTCGACCAGCCTGGGCTTCGGAAACACCGCCCAGCCCATCGTCGCCAACGATCTGCGCCAGACCACGGTCGAGAGCCAGTTCCGTGTCTCCACCCTGCTGTCGTCGAACGCCAGCCAGCGGGTGAACGGAACCAGCTTCGGCGCCCTGGCCGGCTACAACATGCAGTTCGATGAGATCGTCCTCGGGATCGAGGCCGACTACACGCATTTCGGCTCGGGCGGAGCGGTCCGCGACAGCATCGGCCGGCAGATGGTGACCAGCGACGGATTCGTGAACTACGTTCACCTCGCGAGCACCTCCAGCACCAAGCTCGACGATTACGCCACGCTGCGCGCCCGGGCGGGATACGCGTTCGGCAACTTCCTTCCCTTCGTGACGGGCGGGTTCGCGATCGGCTCGGCGCAGATTACCGACCGCGTGTCCGTGCAGGTGGCCGGCTACGACCAGGCGACCTACAAGGCGAACCAGGCGATCGCGGACGGTTCTAAGCCGGCCTATGTCGGACGTTACGGCTACAGCGCGTTCGACCCGAACAACCCGGAAGTCGGGCTCCTCGCTCCGGACGTGTTCAACCGCACCAAGACGAAGGTCGTCGGCGGTTTCTCGGCCGGCACCGGTATCGAGTACGCCATTACGCCGAATATTTTGCTGCGCGCCGAGTATCAGTACGTGATCTTCAATGCCTTCGACGGGCACAAGGTCAACCTGAACACCGTCCGCGGCGGCGCGGCGGTCAAGTTCTGA
- a CDS encoding HNH endonuclease: MMDLQTLVLNADYRPLSYNPLSLWSWKDAFTALFLDRVTLVASYDVEARSPSRSLRVPSVVALKNYVALARSPAFTRYNIYLRDGFSCQYCGLRLPSGGLTFDHVVPRSRGGLSSWENVVAACSPCNLRKANRTPHEADMPLMTEPRRPTRYELHHRQPEFDHRQYHHTWLDYLYWDSELES; encoded by the coding sequence ATGATGGATCTCCAAACCCTCGTCCTCAACGCGGATTATCGGCCGCTCTCGTATAATCCGCTCTCCCTCTGGTCGTGGAAGGACGCGTTCACGGCCCTGTTCCTCGACCGCGTGACCCTGGTGGCGAGCTACGACGTCGAGGCCCGCTCGCCCTCGCGCTCCTTGCGGGTGCCGAGCGTGGTGGCGCTCAAGAACTACGTGGCCTTGGCCCGCAGCCCGGCCTTCACCCGCTACAACATCTACCTGCGCGACGGATTCAGCTGCCAGTATTGCGGCCTGCGGCTGCCCTCGGGCGGCCTGACCTTCGACCACGTGGTGCCGCGCTCCCGGGGCGGCCTGTCGAGCTGGGAGAACGTCGTGGCGGCCTGCTCGCCCTGCAACCTGCGCAAGGCGAACCGCACGCCGCACGAGGCCGACATGCCGCTGATGACCGAGCCGCGGCGGCCGACGCGCTACGAGCTGCACCACCGGCAGCCCGAGTTCGACCACCGCCAGTATCACCACACCTGGCTCGACTACCTGTACTGGGACAGCGAGCTGGAGAGCTGA
- a CDS encoding outer membrane protein, with translation MARSKLNALVRSLTLVASVGAPCLAAAADLLPPPPPPPPPPPIEVGGGWYLRGDVGASIYTRPKYSEAYDYTGYSESNRSFGNEVGSGGFAGVGVGYQFTPFFRGDVTGEYRYATGLRGSEYYRGPDFDDGLGSHGVNKSSGHFDSAVVLANAYFDLGTWYGITPFIGGGVGYAFNHVSSYSTNQQFTSPTYGYDYGNPIYDCGCGHPSYNYGPVYDANGNAVYNTNSSTKFYKDKTSGSFAWALHAGLAYNVTDAFKIELAYRYLNLGKAQTGAGFEPCCTGSLQAIKVKDIEAHDVKIGLRYYLGGVVAAPLPPLMPEPIPGPLVRKY, from the coding sequence ATGGCCCGCTCCAAGCTGAACGCTTTGGTGCGTAGCCTGACGCTCGTGGCGAGCGTCGGTGCGCCCTGCCTCGCCGCCGCCGCGGATCTACTGCCGCCGCCGCCCCCGCCACCGCCGCCCCCGCCGATCGAGGTCGGTGGCGGCTGGTACCTGCGCGGCGACGTGGGCGCGAGCATCTACACCCGTCCGAAGTACAGCGAGGCCTACGACTACACCGGCTATTCCGAATCCAACCGGTCCTTCGGCAACGAGGTCGGCAGCGGCGGTTTCGCGGGGGTCGGCGTCGGCTACCAGTTCACCCCGTTCTTCCGCGGCGACGTCACCGGTGAGTACCGCTACGCCACCGGCCTGCGCGGCAGCGAGTATTACCGCGGCCCCGATTTCGATGACGGCCTCGGGTCGCACGGCGTGAACAAGTCGAGCGGCCACTTCGACTCCGCGGTGGTGCTGGCCAACGCGTATTTCGATCTCGGCACGTGGTACGGCATCACGCCGTTCATCGGCGGCGGCGTCGGCTACGCTTTCAACCACGTCTCGTCCTACTCGACCAACCAGCAGTTCACCAGCCCGACCTACGGCTACGATTACGGCAACCCGATCTACGATTGCGGATGCGGACATCCCTCCTACAATTACGGGCCCGTCTACGACGCCAACGGCAACGCGGTCTACAACACCAACAGCAGCACCAAGTTCTACAAGGACAAGACCTCCGGCAGCTTCGCCTGGGCGCTCCATGCCGGTCTCGCCTACAACGTCACAGACGCGTTCAAGATCGAGCTGGCCTACCGCTACCTGAACCTCGGCAAGGCGCAGACCGGCGCGGGCTTCGAGCCCTGCTGCACCGGCAGCCTGCAGGCGATCAAGGTGAAGGACATCGAGGCGCACGACGTGAAGATCGGCCTGCGCTACTACCTCGGCGGCGTCGTCGCGGCCCCGCTGCCGCCGCTGATGCCGGAGCCGATTCCCGGCCCGCTGGTGCGCAAGTACTGA
- a CDS encoding DUF3772 domain-containing protein, which translates to MPRTPARARTPRNGARPSRTLALLAALVLGIPVLGIPAGASRPALAQAAAPAAPETKAAAGPTTPGKAPNTAPNTAPNAKPEGNTAAAPHASAPAEVPEQFKIVRAKLEAAKAELDAREKQLGHTDLTVADLTAIRDSAATVTDEIRGLVTRLDAPLEAARERLAQLGPKPKDTQESADVAEQRVEREAAVTRIDETQRLARSLVVQGDQIVDRVSNRRRESFTRDLFQRSQPLAGPGLWAKVMADVPRDTRALQSAVSDIGLLFSRNGSLANLLFLGLAFGISVALYFGRRNIAPKGARRDAGKADPSRRAVMLAAWRVILLGTVPAVAGSYAVYYALDATNLLPSRLLPVAAAILGGLAFIAFVEALCDGLLSPEKPAWRPAPVGDAAATRLTRLAVGIATVITVVKSVEALNSGISAALPISIATRGLGAVATALILAVGLHRFADTEQEEEACFGPYVPTKTTTGIGGPARLLGWAAVALIGLGALVGYVAFAAFLIDQLIWDAAVLVLLYLLVQSVDIFVGRALSDETRLATTLQANTGLRKRSLNQISVLATGATRLVLFLAAAVLVLAPWGLDSTDILSSVRQAFFGFKVGDVTISLSSIALGIGILVLGVFITRGVQRWLENTYLPATDLDAGLRNSITTVAGYCGFLIALALAFSYLGLSLEKLTIVAGALSVGIGFGLQSIVNNFVSGLLLLWERPIRVGDQVVIGDSEGIVKRISVRSTEIQTFDRSAVIVPNSNLISGVVKNRVRGDRSGRVSITVSVLRNQDPVRAAEMITACAQAHADVLKDPAPRVVFKKIGDPFLEFELLVWITDVSLGQKVLTDLNFAVFATLSGAGFIPPLGPGSSIVTVQGLDTMQSAMGEIASRFGIAAPASEGGDSARPQRDRGLRTAGA; encoded by the coding sequence ATGCCCCGTACGCCAGCGCGTGCCCGGACGCCGCGGAACGGCGCACGCCCGTCCCGCACGCTCGCCCTACTCGCCGCTCTGGTGCTCGGGATTCCTGTGCTCGGGATTCCTGCGGGCGCCTCGCGGCCAGCCCTCGCGCAGGCGGCCGCGCCGGCCGCGCCGGAGACCAAGGCTGCCGCCGGCCCCACGACGCCCGGCAAGGCGCCCAACACGGCGCCCAACACGGCGCCCAACGCGAAGCCGGAGGGCAACACCGCTGCCGCCCCGCACGCGTCCGCCCCGGCCGAGGTTCCCGAGCAATTCAAGATCGTGCGCGCCAAGCTCGAGGCCGCCAAGGCCGAGCTCGATGCCCGCGAGAAGCAGCTGGGGCATACCGACCTGACGGTGGCCGACCTCACGGCCATCCGCGACAGCGCCGCCACGGTCACCGACGAGATCCGCGGCCTGGTCACGCGGCTCGACGCGCCGCTCGAGGCCGCGCGCGAGCGGCTGGCCCAGCTCGGGCCGAAGCCGAAGGACACCCAGGAGAGCGCCGACGTCGCCGAGCAGCGCGTCGAGCGCGAGGCCGCGGTCACGCGCATCGACGAGACCCAGCGCCTCGCCCGCTCCCTGGTGGTGCAGGGGGACCAGATCGTCGACCGGGTCTCGAACCGCCGCCGCGAATCCTTCACCCGCGACCTGTTCCAGCGCTCCCAGCCCCTGGCCGGCCCCGGCCTCTGGGCCAAGGTGATGGCCGACGTGCCGCGGGACACGCGCGCGCTCCAGAGCGCGGTCTCCGACATCGGCCTGCTGTTCTCCCGCAACGGCAGCCTCGCCAACCTGCTGTTCCTGGGGCTCGCCTTCGGGATCTCGGTCGCGCTGTATTTCGGCCGGCGCAACATCGCCCCCAAGGGCGCCCGCCGGGACGCCGGCAAGGCCGATCCGTCGCGGCGCGCCGTGATGCTGGCCGCCTGGCGGGTGATCCTGCTCGGCACCGTGCCGGCGGTGGCCGGATCCTACGCGGTCTACTACGCCCTCGACGCCACCAACCTGCTGCCGTCGCGGCTGCTCCCGGTCGCCGCCGCGATCCTCGGCGGCCTCGCCTTCATCGCCTTCGTGGAGGCCCTGTGCGACGGGCTGCTCAGCCCCGAGAAGCCGGCCTGGCGCCCCGCCCCGGTGGGCGACGCGGCGGCCACGCGCCTGACCCGGCTCGCGGTCGGCATCGCCACGGTGATCACCGTGGTGAAGTCCGTGGAGGCGTTGAATTCCGGGATCTCGGCGGCCCTGCCGATCTCCATCGCCACGCGGGGCCTCGGGGCGGTCGCCACGGCGCTGATCCTCGCAGTCGGCCTCCACCGCTTCGCCGATACCGAGCAGGAGGAGGAGGCCTGCTTCGGCCCCTACGTGCCGACCAAGACCACCACGGGCATCGGCGGGCCGGCGCGGCTCCTGGGCTGGGCCGCGGTGGCGCTGATCGGGCTCGGCGCGCTGGTCGGCTACGTCGCCTTCGCGGCCTTCCTGATCGACCAGCTGATCTGGGACGCGGCCGTCCTCGTGCTGCTCTACCTGCTGGTCCAGAGCGTCGACATCTTCGTCGGCCGCGCGCTCAGCGACGAGACCCGGCTCGCCACTACGCTCCAGGCCAATACCGGCCTGCGCAAGCGCTCGCTCAACCAGATCTCGGTCCTGGCGACCGGCGCGACCCGGCTCGTCCTGTTCCTGGCGGCGGCGGTCCTGGTTCTGGCGCCCTGGGGACTCGACTCCACCGACATCCTCTCCTCGGTCCGGCAGGCCTTCTTCGGCTTCAAGGTCGGCGACGTCACGATCTCGCTCTCGAGCATCGCCCTCGGGATCGGCATCCTGGTGCTCGGCGTGTTCATCACCCGCGGCGTGCAGCGCTGGCTGGAGAACACCTACCTGCCGGCCACCGATCTCGACGCCGGCCTGCGCAACTCGATCACCACGGTGGCGGGCTATTGCGGCTTCCTGATCGCGCTGGCGCTCGCCTTCTCGTATCTGGGCCTGAGCCTGGAGAAGCTCACCATCGTGGCCGGCGCCCTGTCGGTGGGTATCGGTTTCGGCCTCCAATCGATCGTCAACAACTTCGTCTCCGGCCTGCTGCTCCTGTGGGAGCGCCCGATCCGGGTCGGCGACCAGGTGGTGATCGGCGATTCCGAGGGCATCGTGAAGCGGATCTCGGTCCGGTCCACCGAGATCCAGACCTTCGACCGCTCGGCCGTGATCGTGCCGAACTCGAACCTGATCTCCGGGGTGGTCAAGAACCGGGTGCGGGGCGACCGCTCGGGGCGGGTGAGCATCACGGTCAGCGTCCTGCGCAACCAGGATCCGGTACGCGCCGCCGAGATGATCACGGCCTGCGCGCAAGCGCATGCCGACGTGCTCAAGGATCCCGCGCCCCGGGTGGTGTTCAAGAAGATCGGCGACCCCTTCCTGGAATTCGAGCTGCTGGTCTGGATCACCGACGTCAGCCTCGGCCAGAAGGTGCTGACCGACCTGAACTTCGCGGTGTTCGCGACCCTGTCGGGGGCGGGCTTCATCCCGCCGCTCGGGCCCGGCTCCAGCATCGTCACCGTGCAGGGTCTCGACACGATGCAGAGCGCCATGGGCGAGATCGCCAGCCGCTTCGGGATTGCGGCGCCGGCCTCCGAGGGCGGCGACTCAGCCCGGCCCCAGCGCGACCGCGGCCTCCGCACCGCCGGCGCCTGA
- a CDS encoding diguanylate cyclase domain-containing protein: MTTEHSLALVDSPRDRSVGGRADFSAAAEAAAEAAAACALRRTIIRQQSGLLARHERALAAAGMGLWSCRLHDGALDWSGGVHDLFGVARGAALHRPRILDLYEPASRRLLDTIRHRAIARSGAFVLDAEIHAGGRQRWIRIRASVETTDGRPTRLFGTKQDITEEIARLAELSRRAERDPLTGLANRRGFEALFEAGTAGSGPDPLGALLLIDLDRFKPVNDVHGHAAGDLCLRRSAARLAAVCRDAALVARIGGDEFAVLLRAPVAPSALVACGRRIVAALSRPIPYRGQGLLIGASVGIAVGISTGCGGRAQLFGRADAALYAAKDAGGNTVRVALGGRSGAGGAEAAVALGPG, encoded by the coding sequence ATGACGACCGAGCATTCCTTGGCCCTGGTGGACTCCCCACGCGACCGATCCGTCGGCGGGCGCGCCGACTTCTCGGCCGCAGCCGAAGCGGCCGCCGAAGCCGCGGCCGCGTGTGCCCTGCGGCGGACGATCATCCGCCAGCAGTCCGGCCTGCTGGCGCGTCACGAGCGCGCCCTGGCGGCCGCCGGAATGGGCCTGTGGTCCTGCCGCCTGCACGACGGCGCCCTCGACTGGTCCGGAGGCGTCCACGACCTGTTCGGCGTCGCCCGAGGCGCGGCGCTGCACCGGCCCCGGATCCTGGACCTCTACGAGCCGGCCTCGCGGCGCCTGCTGGACACGATCCGGCACCGGGCGATCGCCCGGAGCGGCGCCTTCGTGCTCGATGCCGAGATCCATGCCGGAGGCCGGCAACGCTGGATCCGGATCCGCGCCTCGGTCGAGACCACGGACGGGCGCCCCACCCGCCTCTTCGGAACCAAGCAGGACATCACCGAGGAGATCGCCCGGCTGGCCGAGCTGAGCCGGCGCGCCGAGCGCGACCCGCTCACCGGGCTGGCGAACCGCCGCGGCTTCGAGGCCCTGTTCGAGGCCGGGACGGCCGGCTCCGGTCCGGATCCCCTCGGCGCCCTGCTGCTGATCGACCTCGACAGGTTCAAGCCGGTCAACGACGTCCACGGCCACGCGGCCGGCGACCTGTGCCTCCGGCGCTCGGCCGCGCGGCTGGCCGCCGTTTGCCGGGACGCAGCGCTCGTGGCCCGCATCGGCGGCGACGAGTTCGCCGTGCTCCTGCGGGCGCCCGTCGCCCCGTCCGCGTTGGTCGCGTGCGGTCGGCGCATCGTCGCCGCCCTGAGCCGGCCGATCCCGTATCGCGGCCAGGGGCTGCTGATCGGCGCCTCCGTGGGGATCGCCGTCGGGATCTCCACGGGGTGCGGCGGCCGCGCCCAGCTGTTCGGCCGGGCGGACGCGGCGCTCTACGCCGCCAAGGATGCGGGCGGGAACACCGTCCGGGTCGCCCTCGGCGGCCGGTCAGGCGCCGGCGGTGCGGAGGCCGCGGTCGCGCTGGGGCCGGGCTGA
- a CDS encoding IS630 family transposase, which yields MRSGISFTLSASDRLQLDALVADRNTPQKHVWRARIVLLSADGLGTHAIMRAAGVSKTAVWRWQERFAQEGIGGLLRDKTRPARIPPLGPEVAARVVALTQGEPPGETTHWTAAAMAKAASVSVSSVQRIWRGHGLQPHRVRQFKLSTDPAFAAKLRDVVGLYVDPPAHAVVLSVDEKSQIQALARTQAPLPMKPGQPTTHTHDYKRHGTTTLFAALDVLEGKVIGRCMQRHRHQEFIRFLNTVEAAVPAGKVVHAILDNYAVHKHPKVRSWLDRHPRWTFHFTPTSASWLNAVEGFFAKLAKRRLRRGMFRSLVEVQAAIKRFIAESNGEPKPFVWTADPDRIIQAAKRGHQALDSHH from the coding sequence ATGCGTAGCGGCATCTCCTTCACGCTCTCTGCCTCGGATCGCCTTCAGCTCGACGCCCTCGTGGCGGACCGCAACACGCCGCAGAAGCATGTCTGGCGCGCCCGCATCGTGTTGCTGAGCGCCGATGGCCTTGGCACTCACGCGATCATGCGCGCGGCGGGCGTGTCCAAGACCGCAGTCTGGCGCTGGCAGGAGCGCTTCGCACAGGAGGGCATTGGTGGGCTCCTTCGAGACAAGACACGGCCAGCGCGCATCCCACCGCTAGGCCCGGAGGTCGCAGCGCGCGTGGTGGCCCTGACGCAAGGAGAGCCACCCGGCGAGACCACGCATTGGACAGCGGCTGCCATGGCCAAGGCCGCATCCGTCAGCGTCTCGTCCGTGCAGCGGATCTGGCGCGGGCACGGCCTGCAGCCGCACCGGGTACGGCAGTTCAAGCTCTCCACCGACCCGGCCTTCGCCGCCAAATTGCGCGATGTGGTCGGGCTCTACGTCGATCCACCGGCCCATGCCGTGGTGCTCTCTGTCGACGAGAAGTCGCAGATCCAGGCACTCGCTCGCACGCAGGCCCCGCTGCCCATGAAGCCGGGTCAGCCGACGACGCACACCCATGACTACAAGCGCCACGGCACGACGACCTTGTTTGCCGCTCTGGACGTCCTGGAGGGCAAGGTGATCGGCCGCTGCATGCAGCGTCACCGGCACCAGGAGTTCATCCGCTTTCTCAACACAGTCGAGGCGGCGGTCCCGGCCGGAAAGGTCGTCCACGCGATCTTGGACAACTACGCCGTCCACAAGCACCCGAAGGTCCGCTCCTGGCTCGACCGACACCCGCGCTGGACCTTCCATTTCACCCCCACCTCCGCCTCCTGGCTCAACGCCGTCGAGGGCTTCTTCGCCAAGCTCGCGAAGCGCCGGCTGCGACGGGGCATGTTCCGATCACTGGTCGAGGTCCAGGCCGCCATCAAACGCTTCATCGCCGAGAGCAATGGGGAACCGAAGCCCTTTGTCTGGACCGCAGACCCGGATCGCATCATCCAGGCCGCCAAACGCGGGCACCAAGCGTTAGACTCGCACCACTAG